The DNA region GGGTCGAAAGGATCTCCTCCGCCAGCTTCCGGACGAGGAAGAGTTCCTCGTTGGAGAGCTGCGGGGAGGCGATCACCGCCACCGCCTCGGGACCGTGGGCGTCCACCGCCTCGCGGAGGCGGCTCGCCGCCGTGTAGAGGACCGACTCCCAGGAGACCGCGCTCATCGTTCCGTTCTCCCGGAAGATCGGAGTGAGCAGCCGGAACTCGTTCGCCTTCTTGTACTCGAGGCGCCCGAAGTCGCACATCCAGGTGTCGTTCACCGCGTCGTTGCGGCGCGGCCGGAACCGGTAGAGGATTTCCCCCTTGAAATCGGCCAGCACGTTGCACCCGTGTGCGCATCCCGGGCAGACCGACTCGGCGCTTTTCAGGAACCAGACCCGGCACTTGAACCGGAAGTCCTTGCTGGTCAGCGCCCCGACGGGGCAGATGTCCGCCAGGTTCCCCGTGTAGTGGTTGGAGAGCGGCTTCCCGGGGAAGATGGCGATTTCGGAGTGGTCGCCCCGGTGGAAGAACTCGAGCTCCCCGGTCCGGGTCACCTCCTGCAGGAAGCGGACGCAGCGGGAGCAGAGGATGCAGCGCTCGGCGTCCAGGACGATCTGCCCGCCGATGTCCTGCACCTTCTTCTTGTGGACCTTGTCCTCCAGCGGATACCGGCTCTTGTGGAGGCCGTACTGCATGTAATAGTTCTGCAGCCCGCACTCCCCGGCCTGGTCGCAGATGGGGCAGTCGACCGGGTGGTGGATCAGCAGGAACTCGAGGACCCCGGTCACCGCCTTGTGGACCTTCTCGGTGTCGGTGCGGACCACCATCCCCTCGGTGACGAAGGTGTTGCAGGAGATCTGCAGCTTGGGGAACTTCTCCACCTCCACCAGGCACATCCGGCAGTTCCCCGCGATGGAGAGCTTGGGGTGGTAGCAGTAGTGGGGGATCTCGACGCCGATGCTCCTGGCCGCCTCGAGGATGGTCACCCCTTCCGGGGCGTCCACGGAGATCCCGTTGATCGTCAGCTTCGGCATGGCACCTCGAACCTGTTCCCGTACGGGCACTTCTGTTCCCGGATGTGCCGGTCGAACTCCTCCCGGAACTTCCAGATGAACGACTCCGCCGGCATCACCGCCGCGTCGGCCAGCGGGCAGATCGTCCGGCCCATCATGTTGTCGCAGAGGTCGAGGATCAGCTCCACGTCCCCCTCCTGCCCCTCCCCGTTCTCGATCCGCCGGACGACCTTCGCCAGCCAGCCGGTCCCCTCCCGGCACGGGGTGCACTGCCCGCACGACTCGTGGGCGTAGAAGTTCATCAGCACCGAGAGGGCCCGCACCATGCAGGTCCCCTCCGGGATGACGATGACGCCGCCCGACCCGGCCATCGTGCCGATCTTCGCCATCGCGTCGATGGAGAACGGCACGTCGATCTCGTCGGCCCGCAGCACCGGCGTGGAGGAGCCGCCGGGGATGACCGCCTTGAGCTCCTTCCCGTCCAGCAGCCCCCCCGCATGCTCGTAGAGGATCGCCCGCAGCGAGGTGCCGACCGGAAGCTCGTAGACCCCGGGGCGCACCACCGGGCCGCTGACGCCGATCAGGCGGGTGCCGCCGTCCTTCTCCACCCCCAGGGAGGCGAATTTCTCACCCCCGTGGGTGACGATCCACGGGACGTCGGCGATCGTCTCGACGTTGTTCACGATCGTCGGGAGGCCGAAGGCCCCGATCGTCGCGGGGAAGGGCGGCTTCACCCGGGGCCACCCCCGCTTCCCCTCGAGGGAGTTGATCAGCGAGGTCTCCTCCCCGCAGATGTAGGCGCCCGCGCCGCGGTGCACGGTCACCTCCAGGTCGAAGCCGGACCCGAGGATGTCCTTCCCCAGGTATCCCTTCGCGTAGGCCTCGTCGACCACCTCCTGGAGGATCCGCGCCTCGCGGACGAACTCCCCCCGGATGTAGATATAGGCGCTGTGGGCCGACAGGGCGAAGCAGGTGATGACGATCCCCTCGATCAGCAGGTGGGGCCCCCGGCTCATGATGAGCCGGTCCTTGAAGGTACCCGGCTCCCCCTCGTCGGCGTTGATCACCAGCACCCGCGGCCTCGACAGGTCTTTCGGGAGGAACCCCCACTTGACCCCCGCGGGGAACCCGGCGCCTCCCCGGCCGCGGAGGTTCGCCTTCCTGACCTCCTCGACGATCCGCTCCTTCGGCATCGCGAACGCCTTGCGGAGCGCCTCGTAGCCGCCGAGCTCGACATAGGTGTCGAGGTGGCGGTACCGGTCGTTGTCGAAGTGTCTGGTGAGGACGAGTTCCATCGATCCCACGGGAATTCCCCCGCTACCGGAGCCAAGCGAGGAGCGCGTCGATCGCGTCCTCGCTCAGGTTCTCGTGGTAGTCGTCGTTGACCTGCATCACGGGGGCGGTCCCGCAGCTTCCCAGGCACTCCACCGTGGTGAGGGTGAAGTTTCCGTCCGCGGTCGTCTCCCCCGGCTTCACGCCGAGCTTCTGCGACAGGTACCCGATCAGGTGCTCCGCCCCCATCAGGGAGCAGGAAAGGTTCCGGCAGATCTGGAGATGGTATTTCCCGACCGGCCTGCGGTTGTACATGGTGTAGAAGGTGGCCACCCCTTCGATCCGCGCCGACGGGAACCCCAGCAGCGAGGCGACGTACAGGATCCCCTCGTCGGAGATCCGCCCGTGCTCCCGCTGGAGCAGGTGGAGCGTCGGCAGGATCGCCGCCTCCCGGTTCGGGTACCGGGTGAGGAGCCGCTCGAACTCCTGCAGCGCCTTCTCGGAGAACGCCACGCTCACCGGTCGAGCTCCCCCGCGATGATGTTGACGCTTCCGAGCACGGCGACGAGGTCCGCGATCATCTGCCCCTCGCACAGGCGCGGCATTCCCTGGAACAGGTTGAAGCAGGGCGGCCGGACCTTGATCTTGTAAGGCCCCCCGCCCCCCTTGCTCACGATGTAGTAGCCGAGCTCGCCGTTGGCCGCCTCGGTCGCCGAGTAGACCTCGCCGGCCGGAACCTGGACCCCCTCCATGATGTGCTTGAAGTGGTTCATCAGCGCCTCGATGTTCTCGTAGACCTGCGGCTTCGGCGGGAGGGTGAAGCGGGGGTCGTCCACGCTGACGGGGCCGCCCGGGAGCTTGTCGAGCGCCTGCTCGATGATCCGCACCGACTGCCGCATCTCCTCCATCCGCACCATGTACCGGTCGCAGGTGTCCCCCTGCTCCCCGATGGGCACGTCGAAGTCGAACCGGTCGTAGACCAGGTAGGGCTCGTCCTTGCGCAGGTCGAGCGGCACCCCGGCGGCCCGCAGGCAGGGGCCGGTGAACCCGAGAGCGATCGCGTCCTTCGCGGTGATGGGACCCACCCCCATCGTCCGCTCGATGAAGATCCGGTTCTTGGTCAGCAGCGCGTTCACGTCCGCGATGGCCGGAAGGATCGTGTCCCGGATGACGGCCCGCGCGGCGTCGGTCCAGCCGTCCGGGAGGTCCCAGGCCATTCCGCCGATCCGGGTGTAGCCGGTGGTCAGGCGGGTCCCCGTGAGCGGCTCGATCAGCTTCATGTAGACCTCTTCCCGCGGCTTCCAGAAGTACCAGAAGTTCGTCAGCGCGCCGAGGTCGACCATGTTCGTGCCGATGCAGACCATGTGGTCGATGATCCGGGAGAACTCGGAGATGATGACCCGGATATAGTCGCACCGCTCGGTCGTCCGGATCCCGCAGAGCTTTTCCACCGCCATCGCGTAGCCGACGTTGTTCATCAGCGGCGAGACGTAGTTCAGCCGGTCGGTGTAGGTGACCACCTGGGTCCACGTGTGGCTCTCCGACTCCTTCTCGAAGCAGCGGTGCAGGTAGCCGAACTCCGGGGTGAGCTTGAGAATCGTCTCCCCGTCCAGCTCGGCGATGAAGCGCAGCGTGGCGTGGGTCGCCGGGTGGGACGGACCGATGTTCAGGAGCATCGGCTCCGTGTGGAGGTCCGTCTCTTCTCCGCTCTTTTTGCGCGTCTCGACCTCGATCATCCCCGTTCCCGTTTT from Deltaproteobacteria bacterium GWC2_65_14 includes:
- a CDS encoding NADH oxidoreductase (quinone) subunit F, producing the protein MELVLTRHFDNDRYRHLDTYVELGGYEALRKAFAMPKERIVEEVRKANLRGRGGAGFPAGVKWGFLPKDLSRPRVLVINADEGEPGTFKDRLIMSRGPHLLIEGIVITCFALSAHSAYIYIRGEFVREARILQEVVDEAYAKGYLGKDILGSGFDLEVTVHRGAGAYICGEETSLINSLEGKRGWPRVKPPFPATIGAFGLPTIVNNVETIADVPWIVTHGGEKFASLGVEKDGGTRLIGVSGPVVRPGVYELPVGTSLRAILYEHAGGLLDGKELKAVIPGGSSTPVLRADEIDVPFSIDAMAKIGTMAGSGGVIVIPEGTCMVRALSVLMNFYAHESCGQCTPCREGTGWLAKVVRRIENGEGQEGDVELILDLCDNMMGRTICPLADAAVMPAESFIWKFREEFDRHIREQKCPYGNRFEVPCRS
- a CDS encoding NADH dehydrogenase (quinone) subunit D; this translates as MIEVETRKKSGEETDLHTEPMLLNIGPSHPATHATLRFIAELDGETILKLTPEFGYLHRCFEKESESHTWTQVVTYTDRLNYVSPLMNNVGYAMAVEKLCGIRTTERCDYIRVIISEFSRIIDHMVCIGTNMVDLGALTNFWYFWKPREEVYMKLIEPLTGTRLTTGYTRIGGMAWDLPDGWTDAARAVIRDTILPAIADVNALLTKNRIFIERTMGVGPITAKDAIALGFTGPCLRAAGVPLDLRKDEPYLVYDRFDFDVPIGEQGDTCDRYMVRMEEMRQSVRIIEQALDKLPGGPVSVDDPRFTLPPKPQVYENIEALMNHFKHIMEGVQVPAGEVYSATEAANGELGYYIVSKGGGGPYKIKVRPPCFNLFQGMPRLCEGQMIADLVAVLGSVNIIAGELDR